GAAGTGAAACTTTGGTCGTGAACCCACGTAATTTTGATAAGATTAGAGCCATGAATCAGCTGAAGGTCACCAGGAGGATATGACTGTATCCCGATCTCAACACTTTGACCGCCATGTTAGTCGTGCATCGGCGACGCAGTTTCTGTCCTGATATTGGAATTCTGCATTAAATGAACATACtattcaaatttcgaaatagtCAATTCAATTGTACTTGTAatgttcattaacactaaacgtaccggcattTTGTATGTACCAATTCTTATCGTAACTAGATGACTggtaacaaaataaaagtaaataagttAGATGGTCAacttttcttagtgaaaatagaaataaaggaaaaaaacgaaaattgaaaaactgattaatgagATGATATAGGcgttaatgtaaaattaaatgaacgaaagaaaacccagactttaaaatcatattttgaaactattgaatttattagagttgaaaagttgaaaactaccgtaaagaatattattaaaaacgttGTTCGTTTCGTTAACATGATCAgcaactatatttatattttctcaatCGGAAGCTACTATAAAACTGCAAaactttgaaatgtataaacgatacttttaaatttttcaagaataaaaatataaattatactaacGAAAAAGTACGACGTACATAATTAAAGATAATCAATACTACGACGCACTGCGTCAATATTGAAAGTCTCCAATGAATAGAGTGGAAACGGGAAACGGGCCACGGAACATATTAACGAAAGGTGAAACAAAGAGTAAAGTTAAATAGAATAagtgaaaaatgattttagcCCGATCATAATTTTAACCTCTCCAATACGAATTACAATATAAACCaatcaaaatctcaataaaccttCTACTATCTGCATAAGAGTAAAAGTAAGCTAATTTGATTACTCAGTAGTATTAGTAGTATTAGTGTTgacctttaagtatggacgtgaACTTAACCTTCAAGTATGGAAGTCTGAGAGtgaccgattaatgttaaatacgctcgtttgtagcaactaatagaaaatgtattgtatttatttgtttttacttatttaaatacctCTACATAACAATAATATCATCTATACCGAAGATTTCAGTGATTCTAAAgttcacgatattttatgtaGAGGTCTGTGCGATCACACGTCCATATTTATAAGTTAAGAGCGCCGATTTAAGTagcggtcaacgtgttgaatCACGAGGAAGGATACTGTAAGATTTATTTGTCACTTTCCACGACATGGATATTAATATAGCTCGGGGATGCGGGTTGCCTTATGCAGTTATACTTAGCTTCCGGTCTCCGATAGCCGGTCTATTAATTCATAGATTGTAGGCCGACGTCTACAGAATTGTTTGCTTTCCACGGAGCGGGggatattatagaaaatactGTTCGACTTGCGAGAGAATCGACATGGGTCGACGGTTTACggtatacaataatttttttcgAAAGATTCGATTATTTCATCCTATGGGGTTTCTACATAGAAAACGCGAAGCCAAACTGGCCGGTGTGGTCTCATGCAATGACGATCGTCACGAAGATTCGCTGCGGGAAACACATAGTCTCTCCGTTGTCTTGTAAAGAAAGGGGAATCTCGAGTCTTACAGGGTAAGTACATTTGACCTGATAGGCCGAGTTCACATATTTCATTGCGAATATGTGTAGGCATCGTTAACCTTTCGACCGCCATCGACGTTCGTGAACGTTCAACGTTAACAACTGGATACAGTGTTTCGTCCACTAATAGTAGAACGGTTTTATTCAGAGTAATTCCGGTTTCCAGTTTAATTGTCTTGcataaataattgatacaataaaaattacaggCTGATGCTTTTccatttgtaattgtaattcttgTTGATTATGTTGTAAGGAagtaattaaagttcatttataaATCAAATCTGATGATCgaattcttttagttttcacTTGAACAGGGTTTCAAGAAAATATGGCCATCTCCCTGGAATTACTCCATATAacaattctttgcactcgaaacgtTTTTTTCAGTGTAAATGTTCATCATTTTATCATGATATGTCGACGACTTTTTTACAGCtaatatagaaaacaatcaCATTGTATAAATGGagaaacagaactattttaatacagtatttcatatattaatacataGTACAAAATGTAATACTAACTATCGAACTTTGTAAGTTTAATACGTTAAATTAAGTGATGGTTACttttcgagtacaaagagttaaatattttctgttttatatatatatgtataatgaacGCAAAATATTGAACGGAAAAGAGGCtcctttaatttcatataatcgaTGAACCAAACTCGCGAAAGTAATGAACACTTTGCTATCGAGTGGCCAGCAGTCAGAGGGTTAACGAGTCGGTTAAGGaatcaataaattttctatcgacgttaaatgaaattcaagacTTTCGTTAGCTCAGCGTTGCTGTCGATCGATATGAAAATAACGGAAACAATTAGGCCGCTTCCTTAACTTATATTCTATCTATTTACAATAAACGTTCTGATATGTTTCTAAATGTCGTattctaattataaaaagaGACGCAAACCGTTCCAATGTAAAGTATACGTtatgtatacagggtggaaCACTTGAAAGGGACATCGAAATATTTCCTCCGATTGTACACTTGTAAGAAATTTGTTTAGAGTATTGTTTCAAACatcattttttatcaaaataatgTAACGAGAGGTTTCCTTCTATAATTTGTACAAAGGTAAGAAGTGCCAACGTATAGATATCCAAGTGGAAGTAGACGACAGTCGAATTTCAGATGACTGTCACTGCCCAGATCCAGCATCCTCCGGTAACGTCATTAGCGTGACCAATTGATGTTCACCAGTCGTGGTTGTAGCGAGTGAAACtacttaaagaaaaaaataaacaattctccTCGGTCGATTTTTCCCGGAAGTAAAGTCAAGGATTTTACAAGAGCTCGGTAGCTTAGAATTGATTCCATTCTAGAAGAGTTCGTGGCTTCGTTTGTATATTCGAGCTGCATGCCAAACCGATCCAATAAAGAACCCTTTGCGGTTGAATGTCGCCgcaatggcgacttcgagcttcgatatttaaaatcgaaaatcgcaagtgaataattcaattattcaatcaaCGAGAGACTATCATGTAGTTTTTCTCTTTCAGTATCTAAGGCTTCAAtgcataattcaatatttcgtgaaaagaaatattagacaTTTCAAACAGTCTCGTCCGCGGACGGTTAATAGAACATTGTCGACCGTTAGGAGTTAATGAACAAAGATCCACGAACGACGGAGGTATATTTAAATGGTTCTCATTCGAGCGTTCCACCCGGTGCATCATCGGCAATTAAATCGTCTTCATCGAAAGTATTAAAATCATCACAGACAGGATTAATGGAAACAACGAAAACGAAGGATATCACCGTGGAATGTATAGGCCAGAGGCAGCACGCGACGATCGTGATTATCAGATTCCTTAGAAGCTCTCGTCGATCCCTCGGTCGAAATTGAACACCTCGAAGTCGTCGTCCGGTGCGTCCGGGATGTTAGGTGCGACTGGCATTTCGGGTCGCAGTGCTACGCAGTCCCGAGGCGAGCACTCGACGCGGCCCTCGGAACCGCAGCTACACTCGATGCAGTTCCCGGTCGAGTGCGGCAGCACTTCGCCCTCCCGGTATTCCCTGCCTGTAAATCAAGCATTTCACGACCATCCGGACAAAATTATTCGCGTACCGTGTGCCCGTGGAAAATAATAGACGCGATTAAAAAGGGATGCAGCGATAAGTACATTCGAAGTCAGCCGAGTGTCCCTTGGACATGATACAGCGGACAAAGGCTTTTTCAAGACTAGAACTACCAACACTGTCCCAATGACCCACATTGTGTGCTTTTTTTTACTTTGCGATCACTGAAACCGTAGAAGCATTTTCGTCGATGTATTgttgaataaattcatttcctcGTGCAGACGCAGTAAATGTAAGAATTTCGAAATACATGCTGGTCTCATCGATTTTCACTGATTTCTCCTCACATTTCTACTTGACACCTCCCACCAATTTATCCTGGCTTTTCCTATCTGCCCTTCTTACCTCTTCGTGCCAATTGTACCTGGCTTTTACCGTGGCACCACCTACCAAGTCGTTGCAACTCCTCCCACAAGTTCCGAGTTCGCTTGTTACAACTATACAAGTACACATTGCTTACTTCTGCATTGCAGACACAAAATGAAGTAGACAAATGATGCTTTTTATATTGAGTTGatacataaaaaatgtttgtcGTAGATGAACAATGCGAAATTGTGTTTGAGAGAGTAATTTCAACTTGTGGAGCACAACTGTTTGATCGTGAACAGGTCATACGCTACAATAGTAGACATATTGATCGATTAACCCTTATGTCAGCAACCGAAATGTCTGTTCAaactttagttttattttaatttatcattgcattttgtcatttaatttattattattactattactattactgttGTTGTTGTCTTTGTTGTTGTTATGTTTTCTATTAATAGAGCACAAATCgatgtaaaaatgaaagaagtaaatgaaaatagaaactgGCTACTCGGGTACTTAATTGCTAAAATAAGAgtttgaagtattttatttgtataatacaaaatttggatttgTTAAGCaaaacgaaattcattttcgtATCAATCCAACACACTTGTTCCGGTGTAATTCTTATCGATGCATCCGGGTGAAAGATAAATAGGAAGCCGCGATCCTCCCGGATAAATTATCCAAATATTTCGGCGGGATTGCAACGAGTTTAATCACGAAGACCAGCAACACACTATGCCGTTGTTAATTGTtcagctgaccaattaaaatTTCTGGTCGGTGGTTATCGATCCGGAACACGAACATGGTACACTTTAGCAGTGAACCGCCACGCAACAAACAACGGTATCACCGTGTCACTTGTGCTCCTGATGAAGCTAGCTAGCATGTTAACGGGACGTTCGGAAAATGATTTCGAAGGGCCAGCGTTTACATCTACAAGTCGTGACGAACTATAAGCACCTATGTACTATACGTATCTCACGTTACATAGCTCCATCGGTCACCAAGCTGAAAGTGCACAAGATCCAAGCGGACTCTTCCATTCACAATGCTCGGGTCGCCGCTATCGTTTTCTACCAGAAGTGTTCGAAGTTTCCAGGTGTACGCTGTGTCCATTCGGAATTATTTCTCGATGTTTCGCTGGCATTACAGCTGGCATTATCAGAGGTCCGAGGACTCGCTGATAATGAACACTATGTTGAGCTAAATAGTAGTTTCTTAGCTGGCAAATTTTAGCTATTTCTACTAGCTAAGCGTCAGGAGATCATTCCTAATGGACAAGGCTTACACCAGGAAACTCTGAACACTCGTCATAGTGTTCCTGACgttattctcaaataaattttctatcgttacgtctcacttcatcACATTCAGTCACGCTTCCGTTCTTCATTATTGCTCCAGGctaataatgaccatgcgtcggaAGTCGAGGCGACCCAAGCATCGCGAGTGAAAGTGTCCCCTTGCtactgtgcacttttagctcgGTAGTTGATGGACTAACGTGATAGGGCGTACAGTACACGCGGTATCGAACGTTGAAAGGTCCTGAATATCCGATATTAGAAGATGCATCGTGGGCATCGACGTGATTAATATCGAACGAGACCCGCGAACAAATTTAGAGGATGATCCGATACAGCTATGAGGACAGTGTGTATCACTTTGAAAGCAAATTGCCGGTGCAATTCGAAAAGTTTCGGGAGAAACGGCCGTTGGAAATTGAAAACCGAGTGATATATTACCCATCACGAGGCACGTAGTCGGCGCGGGCTGCGAAGTAGTCGAGTACGTCCCGTTAATCTCCGCGTATCCCTGCTGCTCCGGATCACCGAAAGCTTCCTCCGAGCTGTCGTCGGCGTCCGTGCTCTCCTCCAGCGACGGCGTGTAATTACTTTCTATCGTTGTCGACGGGAGGAGCGAGGGGCCGCCGGCGGATGGATCGGTGCTCGGACTGTAATTCTGCCACCAACAATATACCTCCCCGGCGACACAGAGGCAATGAGAATTCGCGTCGTAGGACGGTATCTGGAACAGAGGCAAGGAATTCGTGAACGTTACCTAGGCGAACGGATTTTCTCTTGTTCCTCCCCACTTATTCGCctgttcaataattatattaccgtTGATTGGAAGATTCTGTCGTTAGATCTTACCTGTGAGGTGAATGGTACTCGTAACTAACCGGTTAAGGGTAGAATCTTTTGACGCGGCATTAAAATCGAATCGTTCAGTATTTCTTCTTTGGAAAATCATTAactataaatgtttaatattttacaaagattacaattaaaattgtttttatgataataacggtaaaaaattgtgaaacttaaataaattaaggCAACATTATTCGTCTAGAGAGATTTGTAAGAATAAGAAAGACGagatgaaagaaataaaattccaaagcATTTATAAAAAGACTGTGTATGAGgaggaacaaaagaaaaaatcataactaatattaaaacatttcataACAAACAAATTATAGCGCTAACACAATATTTTCGCTGAAGAATCAACAAGCTCTCCAAATAAAGTAGCCACCTAATTACTAAAGCATACAGAAACTGCATGTCTTGTAAATTTTACACAAATATACAGTTGCAATATCATAGCTAATAAACGGGTCTTGTTAAGATGGTAGTGAACATATAaacataatagtaatataagGTGTGTAACataatagttaaataattaaatcgctTTTAGAGAACGATGTAATTAAAATGATGTACCGTGCAATGTTTTTAGAGTTTAAAATGGATATAAATGTACAACACAAAAAATTAGATCACGGTAGTAAAACACGAACACGCGATTTCAGATGAATATTTACTATCTGGGCTGAAAAACgtgaatgatatttatttacacgcgattatttcaatattgacGAATTTAAAAAGTTTGTTTAGCAACAAATTCAGTGGCTATATCACCACTTGTGATCATTTTTACGATCTCGAGTTTTTCCTTCGAAATTTTTAGGTAACCAAAACAAAAGAATTGCATtgagacatttttaaatttacctataaattaaaatgagaCATATGGAATAATTACGATATTACGAACAAATAtggcaaaaataaataaaatgtgataTTATCTCATTCGAAATAGAAAGTACTGTTGTAACTacttaatacaataaatacgaGTAACTATAGaaagtatatatgtatgtatgttatTAGAGAAAATGCAGTGTCTACAGACCAAcatacaaaatgtaatatataaattgaaacaaTTGATCATATCATTTGACTATGCAAGTTCatagttacaataaaatatataaataatcacgGCAATATTGGAAAAGTGATACTTTACACGTCAGTACACTTGATTGCCAATCATAGAAAACAACGCACAAAATCTACTGAAACAATCCAATATTAATCGAGAAAGCAATCATACCGGACAGACTAAACATCATTCTACATAATCGGTAAAACAAATAGAACCATGTATTTCCTTGACACAGTTTGCTATACCAACAATAAACAATGTTAAAACAATGATTGGAATATAAAATAACTGTATTGCTTCCATTTATTCGAGGAGACtactaaggaaaatatatttatctgaACGGTCGGACCTTTTAcaagagtatattttaaatttgaatttcttaaatGAGTTGTCGTATTTTTACTACTGTAAACATTAAAGTAAAAAGAACGAGAAATTCATAACTATATTATGTAGCTGTACagttatataattacataaataatgtcATAAATAATGTCATAGTGTAAATGAGTAAAGtgccatattaaattataattaaaataaatattatccatACAAGTTCCAAAGTGAAAATTAAAAGCattttcgactgcaaagggttaatttggaTGTGCATGTTTACTTTATACTGGTAggttactaatataataatgcaAACATTAGAGGATTATCAAATGATTATGGGCAACCAACAACCAGGAATATTGAAACAACCACATAAATTAGATTTAGATTCAATACATCTTtagattatataaatatcacttaattcttccaagtccgaattgaatattatttttctattattaatcgtaatGTTTCAAAGTAAATGTAGACGTACAGTAAGTGTAAAATTTTACTCTTTTTATAATCAGTCAAGAAGAATGAAATGTCTCTGTTGAGCGCAATTGGAAAagaaaccatagggcaaggggttaaaccttcATTTATCTCGTGACACGCGAAGAATAAGGTGAAACTGTGCTTCAAGATTATCTATCAATTCAAAATCTTGATTGTACTTCCGCGGGATTTGCAAGCGTAATCCTTCTTCCACGCGAGACCATTTCATCATTTTTTCCTTCTCCCATTCTTTCCCCTGTTTTCAACCTCCCTGCTGTCTTGTCAAATCGATTACGGGGCGCTCCACACGTGGCCATCGCGCGCCAAATATTTGTCGAATTCGATGCGAAAACAAGTTACACGAAAATGTTATCGAATTTATCAGA
Above is a genomic segment from Nomia melanderi isolate GNS246 chromosome 8, iyNomMela1, whole genome shotgun sequence containing:
- the LOC116426554 gene encoding uncharacterized protein LOC116426554, translating into MKSWSLLAVVAWLQCHVAGTRAVPARTTEGQILLGEVDIAVQGSEFDEITTEQTFPKKCVVNGNAYSHSQTIPSYDANSHCLCVAGEVYCWWQNYSPSTDPSAGGPSLLPSTTIESNYTPSLEESTDADDSSEEAFGDPEQQGYAEINGTYSTTSQPAPTTCLVMGREYREGEVLPHSTGNCIECSCGSEGRVECSPRDCVALRPEMPVAPNIPDAPDDDFEVFNFDRGIDESF